The following proteins are encoded in a genomic region of Candida albicans SC5314 chromosome 4, complete sequence:
- a CDS encoding uncharacterized protein (Hap43-induced gene; mutation confers hypersensitivity to 5-fluorocytosine (5-FC), 5-fluorouracil (5-FU), and tubercidin (7-deazaadenosine)), translated as MSINIVLEEIKGTPSSIIPLLSILHNDKQILSTITKTELNHLISRTLNLVRSSDVYNKWCGINLIRVIVEEYSILASEGNNLMNSLLQVLEAYQQQQHHHHHQTTIDLKILTSCIETINYMGDLIRGKPTLTREILTPKLNSIIGYYFQYLHFAPLLILNSLQTLLKFHPTTFRPFGNKLKTKLINLIDGGGGEEFINYPQDLQLSIYNTLAMLPIIEKIEPETKWYNDVINILGEINGLIQIYQEFLNFKDDQDLSNLIQKLPNRPTTTTTTTKLLTDLSIDFNKPQTILSISNHLNILMGVLKSYLTVETLFTVKLPLGLILTTCELICSINTKFLSFKGDIRDETIKKLIKFSLIENYKTTLGVLIELIELYKGSLIPHLTTIWSFLETLIPFQNQNKRIVNEEIIESESLYVEILQFMKQSLSLLGNVSENTQLLRFVDMALILVEPRINPTTTTTTTNNNNNNNNTKQTNVQQGKKQKKRKNTSSVALSDILSHEHLFMTNIPTITITTVRSFINQIITKIILPPTQHYKIMRYLIIESIHAKYYNLYHNVPIELKKLLINAVLYPGYDKISILPIISTILSDDPLLGVFNNPKFPPLPKYINLVNNIEEEEQKEEQEEDAIIEDEVEEPIKEELTTPLKKRKLDIESNEETDNNNIIPVEDQSKIFTATKVEKLTTTTTSSIENNPVVIEELTSSKEIVVESPVDEPTKVDNIIPTTTTTTTTTTSLTSNTANANDDNDNDDDDESSDFEMPEINLDQDSDDE; from the coding sequence ATGtcaataaatattgttttggaAGAGATTAAAGGTACTCCTTCTTCAATTATCcctttattatcaattttacataatgataaacaaattttatCTACCATCACCAAAACTGAATTAAATCATCTTATTTCAAGAACATTAAATTTAGTTAGATCATCAGATGTTTATAATAAATGGTGtggaatcaatttaattagAGTTATAGTAGAAGAATATTCTATATTAGCTAGTGAAggtaataatttaatgaatAGTTTATTACAAGTTTTAGAAGcttatcaacaacaacaacatcatcatcatcatcaaactactattgatttaaaaatattgacTAGTTgtattgaaacaattaattatatGGGGGATTTAATTAGAGGTAAACCCACTTTAACTAGAGAAATATTAAcaccaaaattgaattcgATCATTGGTTATTATTTCCAATATTTACATTTTGCTccattattaattttaaattcattacaaacattattaaaattcCATCCAACGACATTTAGACCATTtggtaataaattgaaaactaaattaattaatttaattgatggtggtggtggtgaagaatttataaattatcctcaagatttacaattatcaatttataatacATTAGCTATGCTtccaattattgaaaaaattgaaccaGAAACAAAATGGTATAATGATGTGATTAATATTCTTGGAGAAATTAATGgattaattcaaatttatcaagaatttttgaattttaaaGATGATCAAGATTTATctaatttgattcaaaaattaCCTAATCgaccaacaacaacaacaaccactaCTAAACTATTAActgatttatcaattgattttaataaacCTCAAACCATTTTATCTATTTCtaatcatttaaatattcTTATGGGTGTTTTAAAAAGTTATTTGACGGTGGAAACTTTATTTACAGTGAAATTACCTCTTGGATTGATTTTAACAACTTGTGAATTAATATGTTCAATTaatacaaaatttttatcatttaaagGAGATATTCGTGATGAaacaatcaagaaattaatcaaatttagtttaattgaaaattataaaacCACACTAGgagttttaattgaattaattgaattatataaaGGGTCATTAATTCCTCATTTAACTACAATTTGGTCATTTTTAGAAACATTAATTccatttcaaaatcaaaataaaagaattgtcaatgaagaaattattgaatcagAATCATTATACGTTGAAATATTACAATTTATGAAACAAAGTTTATCTTTATTAGGTAATGTTTCTGAAAATACTCAATTATTaagatttgttgatatGGCATTAATATTAGTTGAACCAAGAATCAATCcaactaccaccaccaccaccaccaacaacaacaacaacaacaacaatactaaACAGACTAACGTCCAACAAggtaaaaaacaaaagaaaaggaaaaataCTTCATCAGTGGCATTATCAGATATATTATCTCATGAACATTTATTCATGACCAATATTCCTACTATTACAATCACGACCGTTCGAtcatttattaatcaaatcattacaaaaattatattacCACCAACTCAACATTATAAAATCATGagatatttaataattgaatcaattcatgctaaatattataatttatatcATAATGttccaattgaattgaaaaaattattaattaatgcCGTTTTATATCCTGGTTATGATAAAATTAGTATTTTACCAATTATATCAACGATATTATCAGATGATCCATTATTAGGAGTTTTCAATAATCCAAAATTCCCTCCATTACcaaaatatattaatttaGTTAATAACATTGAGGAAGAGGAACAAAAAGaggaacaagaagaagatgcGATTATTGAGGATGAAGTGGAAGAACCTATTAAAGAAGAGTTAACAACACcattgaaaaagagaaaattggatattgaatcaaatgaagaaactgataataataatattatccCTGTTGAAGATCAATCTAAGATTTTCACTGCCActaaagttgaaaaattgacaacaacaacaacatcatcaattgaGAATAATCCTGTTGtgattgaagaattaaCATCTTctaaagaaattgttgttgaatcaCCAGTTGATGAACCAACTAAAGTTGATAACATAATACCaactaccactactactactactacaacaactTCTTTAACATCAAATACTGCTAATgcaaatgatgataatgataatgatgatgatgatgaatctTCTGATTTTGAAATGCCTGAAATCAATCTTGATCAAGATTCTGATGATGAATGA